A stretch of DNA from Erwinia aphidicola:
TGAAAACAGCAGGGTAAATAAGGGCGTCAGCGTCACGATTGCGCTGACCTGTGCCGCCTGCCAGCGTGCATAGGCTTCCGCCAGCGCGCCATAACCCACCAGGGTATTGAGCGCGCAAAATAACAGACAGCCTAACTGCCAGCCGTCCAGCTGCCACAACAGCTCCAACCGAGCCCTCGGTAACAGCGCCACTGCACATAAAGTGTACAGCAAAAACAGGATTTGTTGCGAGCCCAGACGGCGCAGCAAAATTTTCTGCGTCACGCCGTACACTACCCACACCATGGCCGCGCTGACACCGAGGATCACACCCCAGGTGTAATCCGTCAGGCGCGTGAAGATCTCAATCAGGCTGGTGTTAAAGAACATCACCAGTCCGCATAACAGCATCACCCCACCGACGATCTGGCTGCCACGCATCCTCTCTTTCAGGATGAATACGCTGGCGAGCATCATGCCCGGCGGTGCCAGTTGGGCAATCACCTGGGAGGCGGTAGGGCTGAGATACTGCAACGAAGAACCAAACAGCACGAAGTTGCCCACCAGACCCGCGGTGGCAATTAACACCCAGACCAGCCAGCGCGGGTGACGAAAGAAGTCACGCGGCGGCAGTTGGCGTTTCAGCGCTAAAATTGCGCCCAGGCCTGCTGCTGCAAGGAGAAAACGGTAGAACACCACCGTGGCGGGATCCATCACCACCAGCACCTGTTTCATCGCAATAGGCAACGAGCCCCAGCTCATTGCAGTGACCAGCGCGAGAGCGGTCCCTATCCCTGCCTGCTGCTTACTGACTGACATCGGTGTTCCCTGGCAGAATGTAAAAAGCCCCGCAGTCTAGTGCGGGGCTTTTCTTTTCGTCGTCGCATAGAGCGGCATTTGCCACTCTGCGGCACGAAAACCTAATTACTCAGCAACGATGCTGATGTATTTACGGTTGTTCGGGCCTTTAACTTCGAATTTGACCTGGCCGTCTGCAGTTGCAAACAGAGTGTGGTCACGGCCGCAGCCAACGTTGGTGCCCGCGTGGAATTTGGTGCCACGCTGACGAACGATGATGCTACCAGCCAGAACAGTTTCGCCGCCGAAACGTTTTACGCCCAGGCGTTTTGCGTTGGAGTCACGACCGTTACGAGTCGAACCACCAGCTTTCTTGTGTGCCATTTGTCAGATCTCCTATTAAGCGCTGATGCCAGTGATCTTCACATCAGTGAACCACTGACGGTGACCCTGCTGCTTACGGTAATGTTTACGACGACGGAACTTAACAATCTTGATTTTGTCGCCACGACCGTGAGCAACGATTTCCGCTTTAACCAGGCCACCAGAAACTAATGGTGCGCCGATCTGAACGTCTTCGCCGTTAGCAATCATCAGAACCTGGTCGAATTCAACAACTTCGCCGGTTGCGATGTCCAGCTTTTCCAGGCGAACGGTCTGACCTTCGCTTACTCGGTGTTGTTTACCACCACTTTGGAAAACCGCGTACATATAAACTCCGCTCTCGCGCTTGCCTTCTTTGATTTCGGGCTGCGCTATAAATATTCACAATAGGGCGCGAATTCTACGCAACTTCCTCACTAAAGACAAGTGCCTGTTACGCTGTATTGCAGAAAAAAAACGCAACATGAATGGAGACGTTTCACCGCCGCGTTTTTGCAGTACAATCTGTCATACATTTCATGCCACAGGCACGGGTTAAGGCGCTTATCATAGCAGCGAACTGAGCGATAGCTGAAAAGACTGATGAACTTAGAACAGATAAACGAACTCACCGCGCAAGATATGGCGGACGTCAATGCGACAATACTCGACCAGCTGAACTCCGATGTATCCCTTATCAACCAGCTGGGCTACTACATAATCAGCGGCGGAGGGAAACGCATCCGCCCAATGATCGCCGTGCTGGCTGCACGCGCGGTGAATGATTACTCCGGTAAGCAGCATATTACCGTGGCAGCTTTGATCGAATTTATTCACACCGCGACGCTGCTGCACGACGACGTCGTCGACGAATCCGATATGCGGCGCGGCAAAGCCACCGCCAATGCGGCATTTGGCAATGCCGCCAGCGTGCTGGTCGGCGACTTCATCTATACCCGCGCTTTCCAGATGATGACCAGCCTGGGTTCACTGAAGGTGCTGGCGCTGATGTCGGAAGCGGTGAACGTGATTGCGGAAGGGGAAGTGTTACAGCTGATGAACTGTAACGACCCGGATATCACCGAAGAGAGCTACATGCGGGTGATCTACAGCAAAACCGCACGCCTGTTCGAAGCGGCGGCGCAATCGTCGGCAATCCTCGCCGGTGCCACCGCAGCACAGGAGCAGGCGCTGCAGGATTATGGCCGCTATATCGGCACCGCTTTCCAGCTGATCGACGATCTTCTCGATTACAGTGCCGATGGCAAAACTCTGGGGAAAAACGTCGGTGATGACCTGAGCGAAGGCAAACCAACGCTGCCGCTGCTGCACGCGATGCGTAACGGCAACCCGGAGCAGGCTGCGATGATTCGCTCGGCGATTGAAGAGGGTAACGGCCGTCATTTACTGGAACCTGTTCTGGAAACCATGCGTGAATGTGGTTCCCTGGAATGGACCCGCGACGCCGCAGAGAAAGAAGCCGATAAGGCGATCGCTGCGCTGAATGTATTACCGGAATCACCGTGGCGTAGCGCGCTGGAAGCGCTGGCACATATGTCAGTACAGCGCGAATTCTAATCTCGATTCTGCTTTAAGAGCGCGGCCTGCCGCGCTTTTTTTCTCTCCACGATCCGGCTATTTAGCCCGGCAGTTCTGCCCGCCTTCTCATCTTTATGCAACAACCTCACGCCATTACCTGTACTTTTGCGTAGTACTACGCAAAAAATGTTTTAGTCGCTCATTTTACTGGAAATAAATGGAAATTATTTGCTATAAAGCACCTGTTATATCCAAAAGTGCCCAAGGAGGGTAAGCACGTGAGACACAATCAGCAAGACTGGCACCCCGCCGATATTATTGCCGCGCTGCGTAAAAAAGGCACCACGCTAGCCGCACAATCCCGACAGGCTGGCTTAAGCTCATCGACACTCGCCAACACCCTGTGCCGCCCGTGGCCGAAAGGTGAATGGTTGATTGCTGATGCGCTGAATATTCATCCATCGGAGATCTGGCCGAGCCGCTACTATGATCCGCACACCCACCGGCTGCTCGATCGCAAGCAGCGCATCCGCAAGTAAAAAAAAGGGCCGGTATTATCTACCGACCCTGTTTCTTGCTGCGCGCAAAGATTACTCTTCGCTGCTGCCGCTTACGCGCTGAATATTCGCCCCAAGAGCGGCCAGCTTGTCTTCAATGTGCTCGTAACCACGATCGATGTGGTAAATACGATCCACAATGGTGGTGCCTTCTGCGATACAGCCAGCCAGAACCAGGCTGGCGGAAGCACGCAGATCGGTAGCCATAACCTGTGCACCGGACAGTTTTTCCACCCCGTGGCAGATCAGCGTGTTGCTTTCGATCTCGCCGTGTGCGCCCATGCGTACCAGCTCTGGCACGTGCATAAAGCGGTTCTCGAAGATGGTTTCGGTAATTACACCGGTCCCTTCCGCTACCAGGTTCAGCAGGCTGAACTGGGCCTGCATATCGGTTGGGAAGCCCGGATGCGGCGCGGTGCGCAGATTGACGGCCTTAGGACGCTTACCGTGCATATCCAGGCTGATCCAGTCTTCACCGGTTTCGATATCGGCACCCGCTTCACGCAGCTTAGCCAGTACGGCATCCAGAGTGTCAGGCTGTGCCGCACGGCACACCACTTTACCGCCGGAGATCGCCGCAGCGACCAGGAAGGTTCCGGTTTCAATACGGTCAGGCAGTACGCGGTACACGCCGCCGCCCAGGCGCTGCACGCCTTCAATGGTGATGCGGTCGCTGCCTGCGCCGGTGATTTTCGCCCCCAGCGTGTTCAGGAAGTTAGCGGTATCAACGATTTCCGGCTCGCGGGCCGCATTCTCAATCACGGTGGTGCCGGTGGCCAGCGTGGCCGCACTCATAATGGTTACGGTTGCGCCAACGCTGACCTTATCCATCACGATATGTGCGCCTTTCAGGCGGCCATCAACCGAGGCTTTCACGTAGCCCTCTTCCAGCTTAATCGTGGCGCCAAGCTGCTCCAGACCGGTGATATGCAGGTCAACCGGGCGCGCACCGATAGCGCAGCCGCCGGGCAGTGAAACCTGCCCCTGGCCAAAACGCGCCACCAGCGGACCAAGCGCCCAGATAGAAGCGCGCATGGTTTTCACCAGATCGTAAGGCGCACAGTAAATGTTGACCTCACTGGCATCCAGATGCACGGAACCATTACGTTCTGCTTTCATACCCAGCTGGCTGAGCAGCTTCATGGTGGTATCGATGTCCTTCAGCTTCGGGACATTCTGAATCTCTACCGGCTCTTCAGCCAGCAAAGCAGCGAACAGGATCGGCAATGCGGCGTTTTTGGCCCCGGAAATAGTGACTTCACCACTCAGACGGGTCGGACCCTGTACACGAAATTTATCCATTGCAACTGCTCTCTGTTGTCAGCTAAAAATCTGCCGCCAGCGCCTCACCACGTTACGCGTGGCAAACTCTGGCAGCTTAAAAACCGTTTAACTTACGGTCACGCGCCCACTCTTCAGGGGTATAAGTCTTGATGGAAACCGCATGCATGCGGTTATCCGCGATGTACTCCATCAGCGGAGCATAGACAGTCTGCTGTTTCTTAACGCGGCTCAGTTCACCAAACAGTTCACCCACGGCAATCACCTGGAAATGGCTGCCATCTCCGGTTACGTGGACTTCCTGCAGCGGTAGCGCGCTCATCAGCACGGATTGAATTTCACTCGTTTCCATGATGCTCTTAAATTCACTTGATAATAAACAGGCACACATCTTAGTGGAATCTGCCCGACTCTTAAACAAGCAAAAAATGCCTGCGCTTTGAGAAAAAGCCTAAATGAGAACAGATAACACTCCCGGCGCGTAACGAAGAAGGGAGCGACAATGCGCTCCCTTGGGTAAAAACGAGTAAACTCAACGCGTTCCACGGCTACTGCTGCC
This window harbors:
- a CDS encoding DMT family transporter, whose translation is MSVSKQQAGIGTALALVTAMSWGSLPIAMKQVLVVMDPATVVFYRFLLAAAGLGAILALKRQLPPRDFFRHPRWLVWVLIATAGLVGNFVLFGSSLQYLSPTASQVIAQLAPPGMMLASVFILKERMRGSQIVGGVMLLCGLVMFFNTSLIEIFTRLTDYTWGVILGVSAAMVWVVYGVTQKILLRRLGSQQILFLLYTLCAVALLPRARLELLWQLDGWQLGCLLFCALNTLVGYGALAEAYARWQAAQVSAIVTLTPLFTLLFSEFLSLGWPDFFAIPQLNTLGFVGAIVVVSGAMFSAIGHRLWPRRSNPDPLPAGSEPGRMSDGEVK
- the rpmA gene encoding 50S ribosomal protein L27, which translates into the protein MAHKKAGGSTRNGRDSNAKRLGVKRFGGETVLAGSIIVRQRGTKFHAGTNVGCGRDHTLFATADGQVKFEVKGPNNRKYISIVAE
- the rplU gene encoding 50S ribosomal protein L21, giving the protein MYAVFQSGGKQHRVSEGQTVRLEKLDIATGEVVEFDQVLMIANGEDVQIGAPLVSGGLVKAEIVAHGRGDKIKIVKFRRRKHYRKQQGHRQWFTDVKITGISA
- the ispB gene encoding octaprenyl diphosphate synthase, producing the protein MNLEQINELTAQDMADVNATILDQLNSDVSLINQLGYYIISGGGKRIRPMIAVLAARAVNDYSGKQHITVAALIEFIHTATLLHDDVVDESDMRRGKATANAAFGNAASVLVGDFIYTRAFQMMTSLGSLKVLALMSEAVNVIAEGEVLQLMNCNDPDITEESYMRVIYSKTARLFEAAAQSSAILAGATAAQEQALQDYGRYIGTAFQLIDDLLDYSADGKTLGKNVGDDLSEGKPTLPLLHAMRNGNPEQAAMIRSAIEEGNGRHLLEPVLETMRECGSLEWTRDAAEKEADKAIAALNVLPESPWRSALEALAHMSVQREF
- a CDS encoding helix-turn-helix domain-containing protein, with protein sequence MRHNQQDWHPADIIAALRKKGTTLAAQSRQAGLSSSTLANTLCRPWPKGEWLIADALNIHPSEIWPSRYYDPHTHRLLDRKQRIRK
- the murA gene encoding UDP-N-acetylglucosamine 1-carboxyvinyltransferase, which gives rise to MDKFRVQGPTRLSGEVTISGAKNAALPILFAALLAEEPVEIQNVPKLKDIDTTMKLLSQLGMKAERNGSVHLDASEVNIYCAPYDLVKTMRASIWALGPLVARFGQGQVSLPGGCAIGARPVDLHITGLEQLGATIKLEEGYVKASVDGRLKGAHIVMDKVSVGATVTIMSAATLATGTTVIENAAREPEIVDTANFLNTLGAKITGAGSDRITIEGVQRLGGGVYRVLPDRIETGTFLVAAAISGGKVVCRAAQPDTLDAVLAKLREAGADIETGEDWISLDMHGKRPKAVNLRTAPHPGFPTDMQAQFSLLNLVAEGTGVITETIFENRFMHVPELVRMGAHGEIESNTLICHGVEKLSGAQVMATDLRASASLVLAGCIAEGTTIVDRIYHIDRGYEHIEDKLAALGANIQRVSGSSEE
- the ibaG gene encoding BolA family iron metabolism protein IbaG produces the protein METSEIQSVLMSALPLQEVHVTGDGSHFQVIAVGELFGELSRVKKQQTVYAPLMEYIADNRMHAVSIKTYTPEEWARDRKLNGF